A genome region from Penicillium psychrofluorescens genome assembly, chromosome: 3 includes the following:
- a CDS encoding uncharacterized protein (ID:PFLUO_004218-T1.cds;~source:funannotate), with protein MGHPDKSRPPPSEIPSDGSPPPCRCQPDASGDRHSSSNLATAWPGLHGPECPSHPPEARARPRRFVAQPIEVSSRSSKAQQLAVSNITDQDRAQARQTGPHPPRKFLPEPIETTKSSNRRVESQQDKEPASTTPVQSGPRRFKPEVIETDTRSVRRSTSLPQPRRRDHDLPESKFSYANLLNRQEARRHSFRVPDLPSIPSNSSEDSDDSESPSLATSSSQLSHKDPRKQQNEKRLRESCDDAFSEYLLSLAALTAEKQLRDQALAAFPNEQVHQPVDHFAIDEEDRDLDRNVRPEQIKSRRQSSADLSWELEYMRQHKEEAEMRFRAMVASRHADPKSKALPTHPGALLDDRSEQQKQTASPPMLGDDVVIPQSLSPVGTLCENTNGEKNASDSPQDPCAHCGGLWCAATLAENGGATGLWMGTCRRGSRDVSDVHEIRRGVMTPAAPSRSLQSHQDWPSSSSPEHCGLQERVSLSPRKSTLDEFHDGFVTQIYNYLSLGYPCLARYYDRELSRISGISVEHLRQDDLQTDAKGYVVASTSASQLSCMRWKALRLYIHEWARQQPSMEDETNVEAWGMRERRGSWAL; from the coding sequence ATGGGCCATCCCGACAAGTCCCGCCCGCCACCCTCAGAGATCCCCTCGGATGGATCACCACCTCCCTGTAGGTGTCAACCCGATGCCTCGGGCGATCGACATTCCTCCTCGAATCTAGCTACCGCCTGGCCTGGCCTCCACGGGCCGGAATGCCCATCCCACCCCCCCGAGGCCCGGGCACGCCCCCGCCGGTTTGTCGCCCAGCCGATCGAAGTATCGTCACGAAGCTCCAAGGCCCAACAGTTGGCAGTGTCCAATATAACAGACCAGGACAGAGCCCAGGCAAGACAGACTGGACCTCATCCACCCCGGAAATTCCTGCCAGAACCAATCGAAACAACCAAGTCAAGCAACCGACGAGTCGAGTCGCAGCAAGACAAAGAGCCGGCATCCACCACGCCTGTCCAGAGTGGTCCGCGGAGGTTTAAACCCGAGGTCATTGAGACAGACACTCGCTCCGTGAGAAGGAGCACATCTCTCCCACAACCTCGCCGCCGGGACCACGACCTACCCGAATCCAAGTTCTCTTATGCAAATCTTCTAAATCGCCAGGAGGCTCGCCGCCATTCATTCCGGGTTCCAGATCTTCCCTCCATTCCTTCAAATAGCAGCGAGGACTCCGATGATTCGGAATCGCCGTCACTGGCGACATCTTCGTCTCAACTGTCTCATAAAGACCCGCGAAAACAGCAGAATGAAAAGCGCCTTCGGGAGAGTTGCGACGATGCCTTTTCAGAATACTTACTCTCGCTGGCTGCCCTCACGGCAGAGAAGCAACTCAGAGATCAGGCGCTGGCGGCTTTCCCCAACGAACAAGTCCATCAACCGGTCGATCACTTTGCAATTGATGAAGAGGACAGAGATTTAGACCGCAATGTCCGCCCAGAACAGATCAAATCACGGCGCCAGTCTTCTGCTGACCTTTCCTGGGAACTGGAGTACATGCGCCAGCAcaaggaagaggcggaaATGCGCTTCCGAGCCATGGTTGCGTCTCGACATGCAGATCCGAAGTCAAAGGCCCTCCCCACGCATCCGGGGGCTCTTTTGGATGATCGATCAGAACAGCAGAAGCAGACTGCAAGTCCGCCGATGCTCGGAGATGACGTTGTGATCCCCCAAAGCCTGTCTCCAGTGGGAACCCTATGCGAAAACACCAACGGGGAGAAGAATGCGTCCGACTCACCGCAGGATCCGTGTGCACATTGTGGCGGATTGTGGTGCGCTGCAACGCTCGCAGAGAATGGAGGTGCTACCGGCCTGTGGATGGGCACCTGCCGCCGCGGGAGCCGTGATGTGAGTGACGTGCATGAGATCAGGCGTGGTGTCATGACGCCCGCTGCTCCGAGCCGTAGCCTACAGAGTCATCAGGATTGGCCTAGCTCGAGTTCACCAGAACATTGCGGTCTTCAGGAGAGGGTTAGTCTCAGCCCTCGAAAATCCACACTGGATGAATTCCATGACGGGTTTGTGACCCAAATCTACAACTACCTTTCTCTCGGGTACCCGTGTCTAGCTCGGTACTACGACCGCGAACTAAGCCGGATCTCGGGCATCTCGGTCGAGCATCTGCGCCAGGATGATTTACAGACGGATGCGAAGGGTTATGTGGTCGCTTCGACAAGCGCTAGCCAACTCTCCTGCATGCGATGGAAGGCCCTGCGCCTCTATATACACGAGTGGGCTCGGCAACAGCCCAGCATGGAAGATGAGACCAATGTGGAGGCCTGGGGAATGCGGGAACGCCGGGGCAGTTGGGCTCTTTGA
- a CDS encoding uncharacterized protein (ID:PFLUO_004219-T1.cds;~source:funannotate), producing MPQKHKLDDQSSPSPKRRVLGPSLPPPSRSSNVSASASDSDSDDDFGPGLPPPEGDLAPVEQHHQPDSSTVKPDQKETEQRDQWMLHPPEKSDWATKIDPTQLRNRKFQTGRSARSGGSQAVDASWVENPEERMKRLQNEVMGVAAAPADRQPAPSKASQSMEEKIKKYKDMTGKGSRLDSSAAQARKEEDDDPSMRAFDREKDMAVASRVSTAQRREMVNKASGYTSRFTKGSFL from the exons ATGCCTCAAAAACACAAGCTCGACGACCAGAGCTCTCCAAGTCCCAAGCGACGGGTCCTTGGCCCATCCTTGCCTCCTCCATCCCGTTCAAGCAATGTGTCGGCGAGCGCAAGCgacagcgacagcgacgacgacTTCGGCCCAGGCCTGCCCCCGCCAGAGGGCGACCTCGCTCCCGTGGAGCAACACCATCAGCCAGACTCGTCGACCGTCAAACCCGACCAAAAGGAAACAGAGCAGAGGGACCAGTGGATGCTGCATCCGCCAGAGAAGAGCGATTGGGCGACCAAAATCGATCCAACCCAGTTGCGCAATCGGAAATTTCAAACCGGCCGATCGGCTCGGAGCGGTGGCTCGCAGGCCGTCGACGCTTCATGGGTGGAGAATCCGGAGGAACGCATGAAGCGACTCCAGAATGAGGTGATGGGCGTGGCTGCGGCGCCAGCAGACCGACAACCCGCGCCGTCCAAGGCTTCCCAGtcgatggaggagaagatcaagaagtACAAG GACATGACCGGCAAAGGCTCTCGGTTGGACAGCAGCGCCGCACAAGCTCGcaaggaagaggacgatgaccCCAGCATGCGGGCCTTCGATCGGGAGAAGGATATGGCTGTCGCATCCCGAGTATCCACCGCCCAGCGGCGAGAGATGGTGAATAAGGCCAGTGGCTACACCTCTCGGTTCACCAAGGGGAGTTTTCTGTGA
- a CDS encoding uncharacterized protein (ID:PFLUO_004216-T1.cds;~source:funannotate): MTSLNLSANGPSISKSYQTVVNGQPPAGSAASPTYAQWAVFSVSTPLVNTFQQDAGNKESVLKVQTTGDGELADLIEEFSEGRVQFAYVKVTDPNTGLPKNVLIAWCGEGVPERTKGYFTSHLAAVSKFLHGYHVQITARADGDLSPEGIVQRVADSSGSKYSGAEPSAPAPDPRPPVASKPVFTPTRTGGLAPLPVSAAPKHPTARRGVDDDGWGPDAPPVTRTQLEKVQPAYKPTKVNLQELKAENTSPAYRQSPTTAAEEHGNVVRGGYQPVGKVDIAAIRNQAVHSGDMKDDRPAPVKGAYEPVGKVDIAAIRARAQKPEDAGAASVAPSAGMRDQPPTITTLPERPAASDPAERLTSLPKPKVANKFGGGPAFAGTKPPLPSATGPKPSNVQIGSASRTFADEGGKTPAQLWAERKARERGEAPSPTVAEPASISSQTSGSGAGWKSSYTGKTWAPVQIASATAVGQADVVANEPSETEASAPSVRDIQSQFAHSDVEQPEPRAIPIPGLPTAPTEPEVGHYAQQPVPSPPPQPRSPTPPTPPVRESSPIRVAMPVGRGDVTDAHEEQHSPPPAMPIESLQEAVPDERDLEESPHDLGRAAAETTAAEVQPQGGIQAKVQYDYEKSEDNEIDLREGEYVTDIEMVDKDWWLGVNERGERGLFPGNYVEVEDHVDTAGYEAAPEPEPEPEPEPEPEVAAAAAPAVGSQGPIATALYDYEAAEDNELSFPEGAKIENVTPLTLIMASLGEDLLVTVNKLQDLVFNTIGNDSLDLPQIVRCCGFPVIRQVVGAGEYRRSGFLTPGSGIVTRRPLILQLINIPSERHDKPEQDEIHIPHTAASVAGQHEWAEFHHLPGRKFDDFGLVKQEIEAETARIAGSNKGINRQPINLKIFSPHVLNLTLVDLPGLTKVPIGDQPSDIEKQTRTLILEYIAKPNSIILAVSPANVDLVNSEALKLARQVDPMGRRTIGVLSKLDLMDHGTNAMDILSGRVYPLKLGFIGVVNRSQQDIQSGKSLSEALRAEADFFRHHPAYRNMANRCGTQFLAKTLNTTLMSHIRDRLPDIKARLNTLMGQTQQELASYGNKQFSGKEHRGSLILQLMTRFASSFISSIDGTSSEISTKELCGGARIYYIFNSVFGNSLEMIDPTHNLTVSDIRTAIRNSTGPRPSLFVPELAFDLLVKPQIKLLESPSQRCVELVYEELIKICHTCGSQELMRFPRLQGKLIEVVSDLLRERLGPCSGYVESVISIQRAYINTNHPNFLGAAAAMSSIIQTRQEEERKAVMAEEKRKREKRRVKELGAANGTAAEGHDEEPQNLPIRGQSTKARSMSPNVGRGENGIAATLNGAQNTAALGSNTARDSFLNYFFGKEGGSSLNLASPPQAGTHSRRQAGHASESSIGQSIRQAEMRSPVMPSEEYAAPTEYGGGEVSMFPHDNAEPALTDREVLETELIRRLISSYFGIVRETIADQVPKAIMHLLVNYCKDVVQNRLVSELYKEDLFGDLLYEDDGIKAEREKCERLLETYKEAAKIVGEVL; this comes from the exons ATGACATCCCTCAACCTCTCGGCCAATGGGCCCTCCATATCCAAAAGCTACCAGACAGTGGTGAATGGTCAACCCCCTGCCGGCAGTGCGGCCTCCCCGACCTATGCCCAATGGGCGGTCTTCTCGGTTTCGACCCCGCTAGTCAATACGTTCCAGCAAGATGCGGGAAACAAGGAGAGTGTCCTCAAAGTCCAAACAACCGGCG ATGGCGAATTGGCCGATTTGATTGAGGAGTTCTCGGAGGGACGAGTCCAATTCGCCTACGTGAAGGTGACCGACCCGAACACTGGGCTGCCGAAGAATGTGCTCATTGCCTGGTGCGGAGAAGGCGTGCCGGAACGCACCAAGGGATACTTCACCAGCCACCTGGCTGCCGTGTCTAAATTCCTACAC GGTTATCACGTGCAAATCACAGCCCGCGCAGACGGAGACTTGTCTCCGGAGGGCATCGTTCAAAGAGTGGCAGACTCCTCTGGCTCCAAGTACTCTGGGGCGGAGCCTTCTGCCCCCGCCCCGGATCCCCGCCCTCCGGTTGCGAGCAAACCCGTATTCACTCCGACCAGGACGGGTGGACTCGCACCTCTGCCTGTATCGGCTGCTCCCAAGCATCCAACCGCTCGGAGAggagtggatgatgatggctgGGGCCCAGATGCGCCTCCGGTGACTCGTACCCAGCTAGAAAAGGTTCAACCTGCGTACAAACCAACGAAAGTAAATCTGCAAGAGCTCAAAGCGGAAAATACCTCTCCGGCCTACCGGCAATCGCCCACTACGGCTGCTGAAGAACACGGCAATGTTGTCAGGGGTGGATATCAGCCCGTGGGTAAGGTGGACATTGCTGCAATCCGAAATCAAGCCGTCCATTCAGGTGACATGAAAGACGATCGCCCCGCGCCTGTCAAAGGTGCGTATGAACCTGTGGGCAAGGTCGACATCGCGGCTATTCGAGCCCGGGCACAGAAACCAGAAGATGCGGGCGCTGCGAGCGTAGCACCGAGCGCTGGAATGCGTGATCAGCCTCCAACCATTACCACCTTGCCTGAACGCCCTGCGGCCTCCGACCCGGCCGAGCGTCTGACGAGCCTGCCAAAGCCCAAGGTGGCGAACAAGTTCGGCGGGGGCCCAGCCTTTGCGGGGACCAAACCGCCTCTCCCGAGTGCGACAGGTCCGAAACCATCGAATGTGCAGATCGGGAGTGCCAGCAGGACGTTCGCTGATGAGGGTGGAAAGACGCCTGCTCAATTGTGGGCGGAACGGAAGGCTCGCGAACGCGGTGAAGCCCCGTCGCCGACTGTCGCGGAGCCTGCATCGATCTCAAGCCAGACCAGCGGCTCGGGTGCTGGCTGGAAGAGCTCCTACACCGGGAAAACATGGGCTCCAGTGCAGATTGCGTCTGCGACAGCCGTGGGCCAGGCAGATGTTGTGGCTAACGAACCTTCCGAAACAGAAGCCTCGGCACCCAGCGTCCGTGATATTCAAAGCCAGTTTGCCCATAGCGATGTGGAGCAGCCTGAACCTCGTGCAATTCCTATTCCCGGACTTCCTACTGCTCCGACTGAGCCTGAGGTTGGACATTATGCTCAGCAGCCAGTCCCTAGCCCGCCACCACAGCCACGTTCACCCACACCCCCGACTCCACCAGTTCGGGAGAGTTCGCCTATTCGTGTTGCCATGCCTGTTGGCCGGGGCGACGTCACGGATGCTCATGAGGAGCAGCACTCTCCGCCTCCCGCAATGCCCATTGAAAGTCTTCAGGAGGCTGTCCCAGACGAGAGAGACCTTGAGGAGAGCCCCCACGACCTTGGCCGTGCGGCCGCGGAGaccaccgctgccgaggTGCAGCCACAGGGCGGAATCCAGGCGAAGGTGCAGTACGACTATGAGAAATCGGAGGACAACGAGATTGACCTCCGGGAAGGAGAGTATGTAACGGATATCGAGATGGTGGACAAGGATTGGTGGCTAGGCGTCAATGAGCGTGGTGAGCGCGGACTCTTCCCCGGAAACTACGTTGAAGTGGAAGACCACGTCGACACGGCCGGCTATGAAGCCGcgcctgagcctgagcctgagcctgagcctgagcctgagccggaggttgctgctgctgctgccccGGCGGTCGGCTCCCAGGGTCCTATCGCTACGGCGCTTTACGACTACGAGGCTGCCGAGGACAACGAACTTAGCTTCCCCGAAGGAGCAAAGATTGAGAACGTG ACCCCATTGACTCTCATCATGGCTTCACTGGGCGAGGACTTGCTGGTGACTGTCAACAAGTTGCAGGACTTGGTCTTCAACACCATCGGCAATGACTCCCTCGACCTGCCCCAGATCGTGC GTTGTTGTGGGTTCCCAGTCATCCGGCAAGTCgtcggtgctggagaatatcGTCGGTCGGGATTTCTTACCCCGGGTAGCGGCATCGTCACCCGGCGGCCGTTGATCCTGCAGCTCATCAACATCCCTAGTGAACGCCACGATAAGCCCGAGCAGGATGAGATTCATATCCCACATACGGCTGCCAGTGTCGCCGGTCAACACGAGTGGGCGGAGTTCCACCACCTTCCGGGTCGCAAGTTCGATGATTTCGGCCTGGTGAAGCAAGAAATTGAAGCCGAGACCGCGAGAATTGCTGGAAGCAACAAGGGCATCAACCGACAGCCGATCAACTTGAAGATCTTCTCACCCCATGTGCTCAACTTGACTTTGGTGGATTTGCCCGGCTTAACAAAAGTGCCAATTGGCGACCAACCGTCCGATATTGAGAAACAGACTCGCACTTTGATCCTGGAGTACATTGCGAAACCGAACAGCATCATTTTGGCGGTCTCTCCGGCTAATGTCGACCTGGTCAACTCGGAAGCGCTGAAGCTCGCCCGCCAAGTGGATCCCATGGGGCGGAGGACAATCGGCGTCTTGTCAAAGCTGGATCTAATGGACCATGGGACCAATGCTATGGATATCCTCTCTGGGCGAGTGTATCCCCTGAAGTTAGGGTTCATTGGTGTCGTAAACCGTTCACAGCAGGACATTCAGTCGGGCAAGTCTCTCTCTGAGGCGCTGCGAGCCGAGGCCGACTTTTTTCGTCACCACCCAGCGTATCGAAACATGGCCAATCGATGCGGAACACAGTTTTTGGCCAAAACATTGAATACCACTCTCATGTCGCACATTCGGGATCGGTTACCGGACATAAAAGCTCGGCTCAATACTCTGATGGGTCAAACGCAACAGGAACTGGCCAGCTATGGGAACAAGCAATTTAGCGGCAAGGAACACCGAGGATCCTTGATCCTTCAATTGATGACCCGATTCGcctcctctttcatctcGTCGATCGATGGAACGTCTTCGGAAATATCGACAAAGGAGCTCTGTGGTGGGGCTCGGATCTACTACATCTTCAACTCGGTCTTTGGAAACTCACTGGAAATGATTGATCCCACCCACAACTTGACTGTGTCGGACATCAGGACGGCAATCCGCAACTCGACCGGTCCTCGTCCCAGTCTGTTTGTCCCGGAATTGGCATTTGATCTATTGGTGAAGCCGCAGATCAAGCTGCTGGAGTCTCCCAGTCAACGATGCGTGGAACTGGTCTACGAGGAGCTCATCAAGATCTGCCACACATGTGGCTCACAAGAGCTGATGCGGTTCCCTCGCCTTCAGGGGAAACTCATCGAGGTGGTTTCCGATCTTCTCCGTGAACGCTTGGGGCCGTGCTCGGGTTACGTAGAATCTGTGATCTCGATCCAAAGAGCCTacatcaacaccaaccaTCCTAACTTCTTGGGtgctgccgctgccatgTCTTCCATCATTCAGACCCGgcaagaagaggagagaaaggctGTCAtggcagaagagaagagaaagcgGGAAAAGCGAAGAGTCAAGGAACTCGGTGCCGCTAACGGGACTGCCGCCGAAGGGCATGATGAGGAGCCGCAAAACTTGCCTATTCGGGGCCAGTCCACGAAAGCCCGAAGCATGTCGCCGAACGTGGGCCGTGGAGAGAATGGCATTGCGGCAACCTTGAATGGTGCGCAAAATACAGCTGCCCTTGGTTCTAATACCGCACGAGATTCTTTCTTGAATTACTTCTTCGGCAAGGAAGGCGGATCGTCTCTGAACCTGGCCTCGCCGCCGCAGGCCGGCACGCACTCAAGGCGGCAAGCCGGCCATGCGAGCGAGTCTAGCATTGGCCAGAGTATCCGTCAGGCTGAAATGCGGTCTCCAGTTATGCCATCCGAGGAATATGCTGCTCCAACCGAGTACGGTGGCGGTGAGGTGTCTATGTTT CCCCATGACAATGCTGAGCCTGCCCTTACCGACCGGGAGGTGCTTGAAACAGAGTTGATTCGCCGTCTGATTTCGTCGTATTTCGGCATTGTACGGGAGACCATCGCTGACCAGGTTCCCAAAGCCATTATGCATCTCTTGGTCAACTATTGCAAAGACGTCGTACAGAATAGGCTCGTGAGCGAACTCTATAAAGAGGATCTTTTCGGCGATCTGCTTTACGAAGACGACGGCATCAAggccgagcgcgagaagTGTGAGCGGCTTCTCGAAACCTACAAAGAGGCCGCGAAGATCGTGGGCGAAGTGCTATAG
- a CDS encoding uncharacterized protein (ID:PFLUO_004217-T1.cds;~source:funannotate), whose protein sequence is MGSDAVGPYPNVTSNHEDDSLPPPPLLPRDQQQKTATYDYAYEKSLSHAEAKLFYQHHQLASRDNTVPPSPVPAGRSSDFHGEELPASATDPSSRTDKAMLVEADSLPLRPVGTDRPSHQVECSPIAKNYLTPTDAPSLGTTEGLPSANIGLGISQGTDSAGYAVTTELAAIYRKIKGLLDRRSKYMDFSLQIPGDDPRNQSEWEIYPPPPEPAWDVGKEYQPGSVGAPSDWTGKKRKMGQDIGEDFDMAELMPLPGESPCVYRLDGNSVYQVYESSSAADQDQPIVQIPSLRDFYMDLDSVVDVSTDGPVKSFAFKRLSYLEGKFQLYALLNEYQEIADSKKVPHRDFYNVRKVDTHVHHSACMNQKHLLRFIKSKMRKSPDEVVLFRDGKHLTLREVFESINLTAYDLSIDTLDMHAHTDSFHRFDKFNLKYNPVGESRLREIFLKTDNYIKGRYLAEITKEVISDLESSKYQMVEWRISIYGRSIQEWDKLAAWVVDNKLFSPNVRWLIQVPRLYDVYKSSGMMENFEQVITNVFQPLFEVTRDPSSHPKLHIFLQRVVGFDSVDDESKAERRLYRKYPIPREWDTKQNPPYSYWIYFMFANIASLNNWRKRRGFNTFVLRPHCGEAGDPDHLAVAFLCCHSISHGILLRKVPLLQYLYYLDQIGIAMSPLSNNALFLTYDKNPFASFFKRGLNVSLSTDDPLQFAFTKEPLIEEYSVAAQIYKFSAVDMCELAKHSVDQSGFELSLKRRWLGSRCALPGVAGNNVAKSNVPDIREAFRQETLVGERGLIDRYADGNLTDECNGMAPSSLQSAKQTSVHEPGQVSISHDPAPEGPVSSFGIESQASTYKLSSPPASTQNGRSPHVATGEFSSPVSNSGAMGASIAGADGTPEQKIFPGIVHERARRGSIRGQSWEDHSH, encoded by the exons ATGGGGTCTGATGCCGTCGGCCCGTATCCCAATGTCACAAGTAACCATGAAGATGACTCcctcccgccgccgccgctgctgcccagagaccagcagcagaagacgGCCACCTACGACTACGCCTACGAGAAATCGCTGAGCCACGCCGAGGCAAAGCTTTTCtaccagcaccaccagctggCATCCCGCGACAACACCGTGCCTCCAAGCCCTGTCCCCGCCGGCCGCTCGAGCGATTTTCATGGCGAGGAACTGCCCGCGAGCGCCACCGATCCTAGCTCCCGGACCGATAAGGCAATGCTAGTCGAGGCCGATTCGCTGCCTCTGCGACCCGTGGGTACAGATCGGCCCTCTCACCAAGTCGAATGCAGCCCTATTGCGAAAAACTACCTTACTCCAACCGACGCTCCGTCCCTAGGGACCACAGAGGGCCTCCCGAGTGCCAACATAGGGCTGGGCATTTCCCAGGGCACCGATTCAGCGGGCTACGCGGTGACAAcggagctggcggccatctatcgcaagatcaagggtcTCCTGGACCGGCGATCCAAGTACATGGATTTCTCGCTGCAGATACCGGGGGACGATCCTCGGAATCAGTCCGAGTGGGAGATATACCCTCCGCCTCCCGAACCAGCTTGGGATGTTGGAAAGGAATACCAGCCAGGCAGTGTCGGGGCCCCGTCAGATtggacggggaagaagagaaagatgggTCAAGACATTGGGGAAGATTTTGACATGGCCGAACTGATGCCCCTACCCGGCGAATCCCCTTGTGTCTACCGACTGGATGGCAACAGCGTCTATCAGGTTTACGAGTCCTCATCAGCTGCGGATCAGGACCAACCGATCGTCCAGATCCCATCCTTGCGTGATTTCTATATGGATCTGGATTCCGTGGTCGACGTCTCGACCGATGGACCGGTCAAGAGCTTCGCCTTCAAACGTCTGTCGTACCTAGAGGGCAAGTTTCAGTTGTATGCCCTGTTGAACGAATATCAGGAGATTGCCGACAGCAAGAAAGTGCCTCATCGGGACTTTTACAACGTGCGCAAGGTGGACACACACGTTCACCACTCTGCATGCATGAACCAGAAGCACTTGCTGCGCTTTATTAAAAGCAAAATGCGAAAATCCCCTGATGAAGTGGTTCTCTTCCGAGACGGGAAACATTTGACCTTGCGAGAGGTCTTTGAAAGTATCAATCTGACAGCCTATGATCTAAGTATCGACACACTGGATATGCAt GCGCACACCGACTCCTTCCATCGATTCGACAAGTTTAACCTCAAATATAACCCCGTGGGGGAATCCCGGCTGCGCGAAATTTTTCTCAAAACGGACAACTACATCAAGGGCCGCTATCTCGCCGAAATTACCAAAGAAGTCATCTCGGATCTAGAGTCCAGCAAGTATCAGATGGTCGAGTGGCGCATTTCGATCTACGGGCGATCGATCCAGGAATGGGACAAGCTGGCGGCGTGGGTCGTGGACAACAAGCTGTTCTCGCCCAATGTCCGCTGGCTCATTCAGGTGCCGCGCCTCTACGATGTGTATAAATCAAGCGGCATGATGGAAAACTTTGAGCAGGTGATTACCAATGTGTTCCAGCCGCTGTTCGAAGTGACCCGAGATCCATCCAGTCATCCCAAACTTCATATCTTCCTGCAGCGCGTGGTAGGGTTTGAcagtgtggatgatgaaagCAAGGCGGAGCGTCGGCTTTACCGGAAGTATCCCATTCCTCGTGAATGGGATACCAAGCAGAACCCCCCGTACAGCTACTGGATCTATTTCATGTTTGCCAACATCGCCTCCCTCAACAATTGGCGCAAACGCCGGGGATTCAACACGTTTGTCCTCCGCCCGCATTGTGGTGAAGCAGGTGACCCGGACCACCTGGCTGTGGCCTTCCTTTGCTGCCACAGCATCAGTCATGGGATTCTGCTGCGCAAGGTGCCTCTGTTGCAATATCTCTATTACCTGGATCAGATTGGTATCGCCATGTCGCCACTGAGTAACAATGCGCTCTTCCTCACGTATGACAAAAATCCCTTTGCCAGCTTCTTTAAGCGCGGGCTCAACGTATCCCTGTCCACAGACGACCCGCTGCAGTTTGCGTTTACCAAAGAGCCTCTAATAGAGGAATATTCGGTGGCGGCCCAGATCTACAAGTTCAGCGCTGTGGATATGTGTGAGCTGGCCAAGCATTCCGTGGACCAGAGTGGATTCGAGCTTTCCTTGAAACGGCGATGGCTGGGCTCGAGGTGCGCCCTGCCTGGGGTGGCTGGCAACAACGTGGCAAAGAGCAACGTGCCAGATATTCGCGAGGCATTTAGGCAGGAGACTTTGGTTGGAGAACGAGGCTT GATTGATCGATATGCGGATGGCAATCTCACGGACGAATGCAACGGGATGGCCCCTAGCTCATTGCAGAGTGCCAAACAGACCTCGGTGCACG AACCGGGGCAAGTGTCCATCTCCCATGATCCTGCTCCAGAGGGCCCAGTCTCTTCTTTTGGTATAGAGTCGCAGGCTTCAACCTACAAATTGTCCTCGCCCCCGGCATCGACGCAAAACGGCCGATCCCCTCACGTCGCGACTGGTGAATTTTCGTCGCCAGTGAGCAACAGTGGTGCCATGGGGGCCTCTATTGCTGGGGCAGATGGCACACCGGAACAGAAAATTTTCCCTGGGATTGTCCACGAGAGGGCGCGGAGAGGAAGTATCCGAGGTCAGTCCTGGGAAGATCACAGCCATTAA